A part of Synergistaceae bacterium genomic DNA contains:
- a CDS encoding TRAP transporter small permease encodes MTSLIQKIDRAKPFFDVAQKIVMFLCKLLLIADILITSMAVAGRYVSFIPDPAWSEEIVLTCMIYMAVLSAAMALRRNAHIRMSALDKYLPVRLVQTLDVAADLAVIAFAVMMLTVGWKYCTGLGSKGFYTSLPALSKFWLYFPIPLAGACMLIFEAEILCRHIGAFFIKEGDGK; translated from the coding sequence GTGACGTCTCTCATTCAAAAAATCGACCGCGCGAAACCCTTTTTCGACGTCGCGCAGAAAATCGTCATGTTTCTCTGCAAGCTGCTGCTCATAGCCGACATCCTGATCACTTCGATGGCTGTGGCGGGGCGGTACGTCTCTTTCATTCCCGATCCGGCGTGGAGCGAGGAAATCGTGCTGACCTGCATGATCTACATGGCTGTCCTCAGCGCGGCGATGGCTCTCAGGCGCAACGCGCACATCCGCATGAGCGCGCTGGACAAATATCTGCCCGTAAGGCTGGTGCAGACGCTGGATGTGGCGGCCGACCTGGCCGTGATCGCGTTCGCCGTCATGATGCTCACGGTGGGATGGAAGTACTGCACCGGCCTGGGCAGCAAGGGCTTTTACACAAGCCTGCCCGCACTGTCGAAATTTTGGCTGTACTTTCCCATTCCCCTGGCCGGGGCCTGTATGCTAATCTTCGAGGCGGAGATTCTGTGCCGCCACATTGGGGCCTTTTTCATAAAGGAGGGGGACGGGAAATGA
- a CDS encoding TRAP transporter large permease, translating to MNPENMAVLILLGTFFLMVLLRFPIAYAVGISSALCLLYMEKPVSVVCQQMVKGVNSFSLMAVPFFITMGVLMGSGGISEKLIALADSLVGWMRGGMAMVNIVASYFFGGISGSAAADTASLGSILIPMMVEQGYDDDFSTAVTITSSCEGLLVPPSHNMVIYATTAGGISVGSLFLAGYLPGAVLAISLMIGSYIISVKRNYPKGSKFNLNTFIKQFFASFWALAAVVIVVLGVVFGWFTATESAAIAVIYSLFVSLFIYRGLDLKGLWRALGDCVETLSIVLILIATSCVFGYCLTLLHVPELAAKAITSVTTNRVLLALMINGILLLLGCIMDMAPIILIATPILLPLATSIGIHPIQFGIIIVLNCGIGLLTPPVGTVLFIGSAVSHVPMERVVKATLPFYFCMIIALLLVTFIPEISMFLPNLLR from the coding sequence ATGAATCCTGAAAACATGGCTGTCCTGATTCTGCTGGGCACTTTTTTCCTCATGGTTCTGCTGCGCTTTCCCATCGCTTACGCGGTTGGCATTTCCTCCGCTCTGTGCCTGTTGTACATGGAAAAACCCGTCTCCGTCGTCTGTCAGCAGATGGTGAAGGGAGTCAATTCCTTCAGCCTGATGGCCGTTCCCTTCTTCATAACCATGGGGGTCCTCATGGGGTCGGGAGGCATTTCGGAAAAACTCATCGCCCTTGCGGATTCCCTCGTGGGCTGGATGCGCGGCGGCATGGCCATGGTGAACATCGTCGCCTCGTACTTCTTCGGGGGGATCTCCGGCTCGGCGGCGGCCGACACCGCGTCTTTGGGCTCCATTTTGATCCCTATGATGGTCGAACAGGGCTACGACGACGATTTTTCCACGGCGGTTACGATCACGTCCTCCTGTGAGGGGCTTTTGGTGCCGCCCAGCCACAACATGGTGATCTACGCCACCACGGCGGGGGGCATCTCGGTGGGCAGCCTGTTTCTTGCGGGCTACCTTCCAGGGGCGGTCCTGGCGATTTCGCTGATGATCGGGTCTTACATCATCTCGGTGAAACGCAATTATCCTAAAGGATCGAAATTCAATCTGAACACTTTTATAAAGCAGTTTTTCGCGTCCTTCTGGGCGCTGGCCGCGGTGGTTATCGTGGTTCTGGGCGTCGTGTTCGGGTGGTTCACCGCCACGGAGTCGGCGGCGATCGCCGTTATCTACAGCCTTTTTGTCAGCCTCTTCATCTATCGGGGTCTCGATCTGAAGGGCCTCTGGCGCGCTCTGGGGGACTGCGTGGAGACGCTCTCCATCGTGCTGATTCTGATCGCCACGTCCTGCGTCTTCGGCTACTGCCTCACCCTTCTGCACGTGCCGGAGCTGGCGGCGAAGGCGATTACCAGCGTCACGACGAATCGCGTTCTCCTGGCTTTGATGATCAACGGGATTCTGCTGTTGCTGGGCTGCATCATGGACATGGCCCCCATTATCCTGATCGCCACGCCGATTCTGCTTCCCCTGGCCACGTCGATCGGCATCCATCCCATTCAGTTCGGCATCATCATTGTGCTCAACTGCGGAATCGGCCTTCTGACGCCGCCGGTGGGGACCGTGCTGTTCATCGGCTCCGCCGTTTCCCACGTGCCGATGGAGCGGGTCGTCAAAGCGACGCTGCCCTTTTATTTCTGCATGATCATCGCGCTGCTTCTGGTCACGTTCATCCCGGAAATCAGCATGTTTTTACCCAATCTTTTGAGGTAA